CTTTTAAATGATCCCACATCAGGTTGGCCTTCGTTAGTTTGTTTTATTTTGGCCATTGGAGGATTGCAATTATTTTGTTTAGGAATTTTAGGGAAATATTTAGGAAAAACATATTTAGAAACAAAAAAAAGACCAATTTACATTGTCAAAGAAACTGAAAAAGATAAAAAATAATTAAAAACACTAAAGAAATCTATCAATTCAAAATACGAGTCTGTATAATGAATAAGATAAGAAACTTTAGTGTTTTCTTTTAATTATCTTAGATATTGTTAGAAGAGTGTTTATGAAACCAAAAAAAATCTATTTTAAAAAAATTAAAGTACATGAATTAAAAAAAGAGAAGAAATTATTATCCAGCAAAGTAGATGCGACAATTCTGATTTTATTATTCCTCGGTTCGGCTTTAATAAATAATGCTATTTTACAGCTTTTTCAAAATAACCTAGATTGGGACTTAGTTAATAAATTTATCTTCGAATGGCACACAATCTTATTTCTATTGGGAAGTAGTGTTATTTTCATTTTCACTTTATGGTTATATGCTATTTTAGGTAATCGTTATTTAACGGTAGGGTTAACGTTTTTAATTAGTTTAGGACTAGGTGTCGCCACGTGGCAAAAAATGATTAATCGAAGCGAACCTTTGTACCCATCAGAATTGAGTATGATTAAAGAACTAAGTTTTATGGTGAGTATGATTGAGAGCAAAGTGGTGCTAGGCTTCCTATTAATTGTCTTAGTTGTCATGGCTTTGGCTTACGTTTTTACTTGCCTACAAACTAGATTCATAATTAAATATAATCGTCACAAAAGCTATTTGATTCGATTTATTTTATTTATCACTACAAGTTTTTTACTTGTTTATATTGCTAATTTTAATCAGCCAGGGAATCTTTTGAAAAAAGCATATGACCCAAATGCTTATTGGATTCCTTATAGCCAACAAATGAATTATTATAATAATGGCTTTATAGGTGGTTTTTTGTTTAACCTAAAAGTGGAAGCAATGGCAGAACCAAAAGGATATTCAAAAGAAAAAATTGCAGAATTAACTCAGAAATATCAAGAAATTGCTGAAGAAATAAATCAAAATCGTAGTGGACCAATAAAAAACACGAATATTATTTATATTATGAATGAAAGTTTTTCTGATCCCTTAGCGCTTAATGGAATGGAAATAGCAAAAGATCCAATTCCGTTAACACGCCATTTGATGGAGAATAATCGTAGTGGTAGTATTTTATCGCAAGGCTATGGAGGTGGGACTGCAAATATTGAATTTGAGGCTTTAACAGGTTTTTCCATGGAACCGATGAATCCTCAATTAACAACTCCTTATACTCAGTTGTTAGCTAAAGTTCCAAATTTTCCTTCTATTGTTAGTTATTTAAATGAACAAAATTACCAAACAACGGCAATTCATCCTTATAACACGAGTATGTATAAACGTCAAAATGTGTATCAGAGTTTAGGTTTTCAAAATTTTATAAATGAAGATACCATGAAGAATACAGAGAAAATGGAAAGCAATCCTTATATTAGTGACAAAGCAGCTTATCAAGAGGTTTTGGAGACATTGGAAGCCAGTAAAGATTCTAATTTTATTCACTTAGTGACCATGCAAAATCATATGCCTTATGGATCAAAATATGTAAGTTCCGAATATGAGGTAAGTGGAACAGAAAATGATCAAATAACAAGTAATTATTTGAAAGATTTATCTTATAGTGATCAAGCGTTGGATAATTTTATTAAGCAAATTGATCAGTTAGCTGAACCTACTATTGTCATTTTTTGGGGGGATCATTTGCCAAGTGTTTATGGTGATGTAATCTTCAATCAAAATTCGTTGGATAAAATGCATGAAACACCATTGCTCATTTATTCAAATGTAAATAAAAAGGATAAAGAGCTAGGAATGATTAGTCCTATTTATTTTGCGCCTGAGTTATTAGAAGTAGCAAACGCAGATATAACTGGATTTTATGCTTTATTAAACCAACTTCAAAGTAACCTGCCTGCGTTTGAAAAAGAAATGTATCTTGAAAAAAATGCTGAAAAAATGAAAAAATCAGTTAATGAATTAAGTCAAGAAACGCAAGCCCTTTTAGCTGATTATTACATGATTCAATATGATATTACGACAGGAAAAAAATATAGCCTGCAAACGAATTTGTTTGCACATAACAAGTAAATAAAAAAAGACTAGAGATAGAGCAACAAAAAGTTGTTTCTATTTCTAGTTTTTTTATTCATTTTATAACTTCAATCCCAAGAACTGTCAAATGTCCATTCCCAACTAATTTTATTAAGAGATGCGCCATTTGTTCTGGTGGAAAATCACTTTCGCTAGTTAGCCACCAGTGAACCATACTAATAAAAATAGAACTCATATAGTCAATGATAAAATCAATTGGAACTTCGACATCATTTTCAGTAATTTTTAATTGATTAAAAATTTCAGCATATCGCTGTTCTATCAGAGTATGGACTTTCTTTTTTAATGAGTTAGCCGAATTACCTTCAGTTAAAATAAGATAAAAAGTTCGATTTTCTCTAATTACATAAAAAATTTCAGTAATCATATGTTCTAATTTGTTTATTTGAATTTGGTTGCCATTTTCTAAAAGTTCAGAATCTAATATTTTAGTAAAGGTATCTAAAGCATAGGAAAAAACTTCATCATACAAATCATTTTTGTCTTTAAAATGAGCATAAAAAGTTGCTCGATTAATCATGGCTTCTGTAGCAATGTCTTGAATTGTAACGGCTTCATAACCTTTTAATTTAACCAATTTAACAAAAGCCTCGAAAATCATTTTTTTGCTACGTAAGATGCGTAAATCTGTTTTTTTAGCTGAATAGTGCATATTTTTTCCTTCTTTCTAAAAATTTTAGAAAATAAGCAACAAATAAATGATTGTGTTGTTTATCACACATAATGTTTATAATTGCTGATTGATTTTATTACCTTGTTTCCATTAAACTTATATTATCTACATTATATAGGATATCAGACAAGTTGTTGGTTATTCAACAATCTGATGGATTAGTAAAAATATAATAGTGAATTTTTGAACAAAGTATGAACATTGAGAATCAATTGAGAATAACTAAGAAATTTTGGAGGGGAAAATAATGAAAAAAGAAATTCGTGGAGGAATTGATGTTGGTTCAACTACAGTGAAATTGGTAATTATCGATGAACTAAATACTGTTTTATTTTCCAAATATGAGCGACATTACTCGGCGATTAAAGAAGCAAGTTGCCGTATTTTAAAAGATGCTTATCAAGTCTTAGGGGATTGCCAATTAAGGCTAATGATTACTGGTTCAGGTGGAATGGGACTGGCCGAATTACTTGAAATTGAATTTGTTCAAGAAGTAATTGCTTGCACTAGAACTGTTGAAGAATTGATTCCAGAAACAGATGTCGTCATTGAATTAGGTGGAGAAGATGCAAAAATTACTTTTTTTGATGGTGCTTTGGAACAACGGATGAATGGAAGTTGTGCGGGGGGAACAGGTGCTTTTATTGACCAAATGGCAAGCCTGCTAAAAACTGATGCAGCAGGAGTAAATGAACTAGCTAAAAATTATCAAACAATATACCCAATTGCGTCTCGCTGTGGTGTTTTTGCTAAGACAGATATTCAGCCGTTAATTAATGAAGGAGCTAGAGTAGAAGATATTTCTGCGAGTATTTTCCAAGCAGTTGTCAATCAAACGATTGCTGGGCTAGCTTCTGGCCGGAAAATTCGTGGAAAAGTGGCTTTTTTAGGTGGTCCATTATTTTTTATGAGCGAATTAAGAAATCGATTTATAGAAACTTTAAATTTAAAAGAAGAAGACGTTATCTTTCCTGATGATCCACAGTTATTTGTAGCCAGAGGTGCTGCATATTTTTCGGAAGATAAAAAATTAACAACATTAAATTGTCTAATTGAAAAAATTGAATCAGCTAAACCTGAAAATTTAAAACCAACAGATAGCCTACCTCCATTATTTAAAAATGAAGCTGAATTGGAGCAATTTAGAACACGTCATAGCCAAGCTAATATTAATGAGAAAAAATTATCAGATCATAAGGGAGTAGCTTTTTTAGGTATTGATGCAGGTTACACTACAACTAAAATTACTTTAATAAATTTAGCTGGGGATCTTTTATTTAAATTTTATGGTAATAATGAAGGACAGCCTTTAGAAAAAACAATAGAGATATTAAAAACACTCTATAAACAAATGCCGGATGATGTTTTTATTGGTAAAACAGCAATTACCGGATATGGTGAGCATCTAATTAAACATGCGTTGAAAATAGACATTGGTGAAGTAGAGACAGTTGCTCACTACAAAGCTGCCAATCGTTTTCAATCAGATGTTGACTTTATTTTAGATATTGGTGGACAAGATATGAAAGCTATGACAATTAAGCAAGGTGTTCTTTCTTCAATTCAACTAAATGAAGCTTGTTCATCTGGATGTGGTTCTTTTATTGAGACTTTTGCTAAATCATTAAATGTTCCAGTTGCTGAGTTTGCTGAAGCAGCCGTTCATGCTAAGCAACCAGTAGATTTAGGTTCTCGCTGTACGGTTTTTATGAATTCTAAAGTTAAGCAAGTTCAAAAAGAAGGGGCAACTGTGGGGGATATTTCAGCTGGATTATCCTATTCGGTCATTAAAAATGCTTTATATAAAGTAATTAAAATCAAGCGTCCAGAAGACTTAGGCAAACGAATTGTTTGTCAAGGTGGGACTTTCTATAATGAAGCTGTATTACGTTCGTTTGAACTTATCAGTGGTTGCGAAGTTATTCGTCCGAATATAGCTGGTTTAATGGGAGCCTATGGTTGTGCTATTTTAGCCTTAGAAGCATATGAGGAAGGAAATAACTCGACAATTTTAGGCGTGAAAGAATTAGACCTATTTAATTCTAAAAAAGAATTTACTCATTGTGGATTATGCGAAAATAATTGTTTGATGACGGTGACTTTTTTTTCTGATGGTCGTCAATTTACAACAGGGAATCGCTGTGAGCGTGGGGCTAGAGTTAAGCTGAATAAATCTGATAAGAAAGTGAATTTAATTGATTATAAATACAAACGCTTATTTAGCTATAAATCATTGCGGAAAAAAGAAGCAACGCGTGGTGTGATAGGCATTCCTCGTGTTTTAAATATGTATGAAAACTATCCTTTATGGCATACTTTTTTTACTAAACTAGGCTTTCGTGTGGAGTTGTCGCCACGCTCAAATAAAAAATTGTATGAGCAGGGAATGGAAACTATTCCTAGTGATACCGTTTGCTATCCAGCTAAATTGGCTCACGGACATATTGAGGCTTTAATTAAAAAAGATATATCAGCTATTTTTTATCCAGCAGTTGTTTTTGAACAAAAGGAATTTAGTCAAGCGGAAAATAATTTTAATTGTCCCATTGTACAGTCTTATCCAGATGTAATCCGCAATAATGTTGATGAAATTAGAGAAGGAAAAGTAAATTATTATAACCCTTATTTAAACTTGGCTAATAAAGAATCAATGATAAAAGTATTATTTAAAACATTTGAATCAACTGACATAACACTAGCTGAAGTGACAGAAGCTCTTGAATTAGGTTATCAAGAATTAGAAAAATTCAAATTAGATATCCGTAATAAAGGCGAAGAAACACTTTTGATGTTGAATCTAAAAAATGAAAAAGGGATTGTTTTAGCAGGGCGTCCCTATCAAATAGATCCTGAAATTAATCATGGTGTTGCAGATGTTATTACTCAAGAAGGATTTCATATTTTGACAGAAGATAGTATTTCCCATTTAGGTGATGTTGCGAATTTACGGGTCGTAAATCAATGGGTGTATCATGCTAGACTATATGCGGCAGCTAACGTTGTGAAAAAATCTCCTCAACTTGAAATGATTCAGTTAAATTCTTTTGGTTGTGGATTAGATGCTGTTACAACAGATCAAGTTGCCGAAATACTTGAACAAGCTGGTAAAATATATACTGTTTTGAAAATTGATGAAGGGTCTAACTTAGGAGCAATTCGTATTCGTATTCGCTCGCTTAAAGCAGCTGTTAAAGAACGTAGTAAAATGCAATTTAAAACAATTGATACAAGTTCTATTTCTAGTGAAGAAAGAATCATTTTTACAAAAGAAATGAAAAAGAAGCATACTTTACTAATGCCAATGATGAGTCCTATTCATCAGAATGGATTATTTGATATAGCATTACAAGCATCAGGTTACAATGTTGCTGTGTTACCAGAATTAGATAAAAAAGCTATCGATGAAGGTTTAAAATTTGTTCATAATGATGCTTGCTATCCTGCGATTATTACTATTGGACAATTAATTAAGGCTTTGCAAAGTGGCAACTACGATTTAGATAATGTAAGTGTTATGATGACGCAAACGGGTGGTGGATGTCGTGCGACAAACTACATTCCATTACTAAGAAAAGCATTGAAAGATGCAGGATTTTCTAAAATACCTGTTGTCTCTATTTCAATGGGAAATCAAGGTGTGGAAAGCAATCCAGGATTTACTTATAATTTAAAAATGTTAAAGCGAATTTTAGTTGCTGCACTTTACGGAGATTTATTTGAAAGGGTTGTTTACCGAACTAGACCTTACGAAATGAAATCTGGTAGCGTTGATGATTTACACCAGAAATGGTTATCTGCCGTAAAACGAAATGTTAAAAATGGATCCATGACGGAATTTAATCGAACTATAAAAGGGATTATTAAAGATTTCGATACAATACCGTTAACAAATGAAATCAAACCACGTGTAGGGGTTGTTGGAGAAATATTAGTTAAATATTCACCGACAGCAAATAATGATTTAGTTCGCTTGTTAGAAGCTGAAGGAGCAGAAGTTGTAGTACCGGATATTATTGGATTTATGAATTACAGTTTGTATAACCAAATTTGGAAGTATGAAAATATGGGAGTTCCATATAAAACAAAGCTAGTTTCAGAAGTTGCGATTAAGCTAATTGAATTATGTGAGAAACCGATGGATAAACTATTACGTGCTTCTGATCGATTTAACGGAATTGACTCCATTTACGACATAGCAGAAGGAGCAGAAAAAGTTCTTTCAATTGGAAATCAGACTGGAGAAGGATGGTTTTTGACTGGTGAAATGATTGAGTTATTAAAGGCAGGCCTCAATAATATTGTGTGTATGCAACCTTTTGGCTGTTTACCTAACCATGTTGTAGGAAAAGGTGCAATCAAAGAATTGCGTCGTCAATATAATAATGCGAATATCACTGCAATTGACTATGATCCTGGTGTTTCTGTGGTCAATCAATTAAATCGGATTCGATTAATGCTTTCAACCGCAAATAAAAATCTGGCGCAAGATCCAGAATCCAGAAAGAAACGGATAAAATTAAGATAAACGAATGATTTATTAAAAGAGAAGAAGTTTGTTGTTTGTAAACAACAAACTTCTTTTTTCTATTTTAAGAGAAAGGAATTGACTTGTGTGGTCTATACCAGTTATAATTGGACTATACCAAATACGAGGTGAAGAAAATGAGTACAAAAGTATTAAAACACGCAACAATTTACACAGGAGAAGAAAAGATTGAAGACGGATTTGTACGATTTGACAAGGAAGTTCTTGCGGTTGGAGAAATGAAGGATTTCATTGATGCGCCACATGAAGAAATCATTGATGCTCATGGTAAAATTATTGTTCCAGGTTTTATTGATATTCATAGCCACGGTGGCTACGGCTGGGATGCAATGGATGGAAATGCAGATGAAATTGATGCAATGGTTAAAGACATGCAAAAAGAAGGGATTACCTCTTATTTTGCGACAACTATGACACAATCTCATGAAAATATTGCAAAAGCGATGGTAGCAATTAAAGAAGCTGCTGAGCGTAATCCAGTTATTCAAGGTATCCATTTAGAAGGTCCATTTGTTTCAAAAGTATTTAAGGGGGCTCAACCTGAGGAATACATTGAAGTACCGGATGTTGAAGTATTTGACGAATGGAATAAACTAAGTGGAAATCGAATTCGTTTAGTTACCTATGCACCTGAAAATAGTGATGCTTCAGCTTTTGAAGAATACTGTGTTGAACATAACATTGTGCCATCCATTGGCCACAGTAATGCAACTAGAGCTCAATTAATGGATTCAAAAGCTTCTCATATTACGCATTTATATAATGCACAAAGAGGCTTACATCATCGTGAACCAGGGGTTACCGGACATGCCTTTTTAGAAGAAAATATCTATACTGAGATGATTGTTGACGGCTATCATATCCATCCAGATATGGTGAAATTAGCCTTTATGTTGAAAGGTCCAGAACGAATTGAATTAATTACAGATTCAATGCGCGCTAAAGGAATGCCTGAAGGTGAAAGTGAACTAGGTGGACAAAAAGTTATTGTCAAAGACAAACAAGCACGTTTAGAAACCGGCAATTTAGCTGGTAGCGTTCTTGAATATCAAGATGCTTTCCGCAATATGATGGCCTTTACAGGTTGTTCAATTGCAGATGTAGTCAAAATGACATCAGTCAATCAAGCTCGTGAGTTTGGATTAACTAAAAAAGGTGCCATTGAAGTCGGAAAAGACGCAGATATGGTT
This Carnobacterium maltaromaticum DSM 20342 DNA region includes the following protein-coding sequences:
- a CDS encoding LTA synthase family protein, which translates into the protein MKPKKIYFKKIKVHELKKEKKLLSSKVDATILILLFLGSALINNAILQLFQNNLDWDLVNKFIFEWHTILFLLGSSVIFIFTLWLYAILGNRYLTVGLTFLISLGLGVATWQKMINRSEPLYPSELSMIKELSFMVSMIESKVVLGFLLIVLVVMALAYVFTCLQTRFIIKYNRHKSYLIRFILFITTSFLLVYIANFNQPGNLLKKAYDPNAYWIPYSQQMNYYNNGFIGGFLFNLKVEAMAEPKGYSKEKIAELTQKYQEIAEEINQNRSGPIKNTNIIYIMNESFSDPLALNGMEIAKDPIPLTRHLMENNRSGSILSQGYGGGTANIEFEALTGFSMEPMNPQLTTPYTQLLAKVPNFPSIVSYLNEQNYQTTAIHPYNTSMYKRQNVYQSLGFQNFINEDTMKNTEKMESNPYISDKAAYQEVLETLEASKDSNFIHLVTMQNHMPYGSKYVSSEYEVSGTENDQITSNYLKDLSYSDQALDNFIKQIDQLAEPTIVIFWGDHLPSVYGDVIFNQNSLDKMHETPLLIYSNVNKKDKELGMISPIYFAPELLEVANADITGFYALLNQLQSNLPAFEKEMYLEKNAEKMKKSVNELSQETQALLADYYMIQYDITTGKKYSLQTNLFAHNK
- a CDS encoding TetR/AcrR family transcriptional regulator — protein: MHYSAKKTDLRILRSKKMIFEAFVKLVKLKGYEAVTIQDIATEAMINRATFYAHFKDKNDLYDEVFSYALDTFTKILDSELLENGNQIQINKLEHMITEIFYVIRENRTFYLILTEGNSANSLKKKVHTLIEQRYAEIFNQLKITENDVEVPIDFIIDYMSSIFISMVHWWLTSESDFPPEQMAHLLIKLVGNGHLTVLGIEVIK
- a CDS encoding 2-hydroxyacyl-CoA dehydratase, which encodes MKKEIRGGIDVGSTTVKLVIIDELNTVLFSKYERHYSAIKEASCRILKDAYQVLGDCQLRLMITGSGGMGLAELLEIEFVQEVIACTRTVEELIPETDVVIELGGEDAKITFFDGALEQRMNGSCAGGTGAFIDQMASLLKTDAAGVNELAKNYQTIYPIASRCGVFAKTDIQPLINEGARVEDISASIFQAVVNQTIAGLASGRKIRGKVAFLGGPLFFMSELRNRFIETLNLKEEDVIFPDDPQLFVARGAAYFSEDKKLTTLNCLIEKIESAKPENLKPTDSLPPLFKNEAELEQFRTRHSQANINEKKLSDHKGVAFLGIDAGYTTTKITLINLAGDLLFKFYGNNEGQPLEKTIEILKTLYKQMPDDVFIGKTAITGYGEHLIKHALKIDIGEVETVAHYKAANRFQSDVDFILDIGGQDMKAMTIKQGVLSSIQLNEACSSGCGSFIETFAKSLNVPVAEFAEAAVHAKQPVDLGSRCTVFMNSKVKQVQKEGATVGDISAGLSYSVIKNALYKVIKIKRPEDLGKRIVCQGGTFYNEAVLRSFELISGCEVIRPNIAGLMGAYGCAILALEAYEEGNNSTILGVKELDLFNSKKEFTHCGLCENNCLMTVTFFSDGRQFTTGNRCERGARVKLNKSDKKVNLIDYKYKRLFSYKSLRKKEATRGVIGIPRVLNMYENYPLWHTFFTKLGFRVELSPRSNKKLYEQGMETIPSDTVCYPAKLAHGHIEALIKKDISAIFYPAVVFEQKEFSQAENNFNCPIVQSYPDVIRNNVDEIREGKVNYYNPYLNLANKESMIKVLFKTFESTDITLAEVTEALELGYQELEKFKLDIRNKGEETLLMLNLKNEKGIVLAGRPYQIDPEINHGVADVITQEGFHILTEDSISHLGDVANLRVVNQWVYHARLYAAANVVKKSPQLEMIQLNSFGCGLDAVTTDQVAEILEQAGKIYTVLKIDEGSNLGAIRIRIRSLKAAVKERSKMQFKTIDTSSISSEERIIFTKEMKKKHTLLMPMMSPIHQNGLFDIALQASGYNVAVLPELDKKAIDEGLKFVHNDACYPAIITIGQLIKALQSGNYDLDNVSVMMTQTGGGCRATNYIPLLRKALKDAGFSKIPVVSISMGNQGVESNPGFTYNLKMLKRILVAALYGDLFERVVYRTRPYEMKSGSVDDLHQKWLSAVKRNVKNGSMTEFNRTIKGIIKDFDTIPLTNEIKPRVGVVGEILVKYSPTANNDLVRLLEAEGAEVVVPDIIGFMNYSLYNQIWKYENMGVPYKTKLVSEVAIKLIELCEKPMDKLLRASDRFNGIDSIYDIAEGAEKVLSIGNQTGEGWFLTGEMIELLKAGLNNIVCMQPFGCLPNHVVGKGAIKELRRQYNNANITAIDYDPGVSVVNQLNRIRLMLSTANKNLAQDPESRKKRIKLR
- the nagA gene encoding N-acetylglucosamine-6-phosphate deacetylase, producing the protein MSTKVLKHATIYTGEEKIEDGFVRFDKEVLAVGEMKDFIDAPHEEIIDAHGKIIVPGFIDIHSHGGYGWDAMDGNADEIDAMVKDMQKEGITSYFATTMTQSHENIAKAMVAIKEAAERNPVIQGIHLEGPFVSKVFKGAQPEEYIEVPDVEVFDEWNKLSGNRIRLVTYAPENSDASAFEEYCVEHNIVPSIGHSNATRAQLMDSKASHITHLYNAQRGLHHREPGVTGHAFLEENIYTEMIVDGYHIHPDMVKLAFMLKGPERIELITDSMRAKGMPEGESELGGQKVIVKDKQARLETGNLAGSVLEYQDAFRNMMAFTGCSIADVVKMTSVNQAREFGLTKKGAIEVGKDADMVIFDQELQLENTISLGKLIK